The sequence CATCTTTTTGTTACAGTACGAGACTCAGCTGATTGCGACAGTTGACTAATGAGCCTGCTTATCAGAcctttttgtcaaaaataaaaaaaaaacatttggctttcatttgtattatttccaaATTAAGTTAACTGTTTCCCATAATCAACCACATAATGAGATAAGTCATGATGCcagctttaaaaaatatataatataaacaaatcctcactcttttgaacatctGATAAAGTGGCGCAGAGAAATAATTTTTACCTGAGATATAGTAATTGGAGCCACAGAGTGGAAAAAAACGTCACTTTAAGCGTATTGGGGCATTGTGTGGCTCACCAACACCAACCATGGTGCTTTGGTGCACATATTCTACCTGCCTAAATCCAACCTAAGCTCAGCGCGGCTCAAAGTTTGTTGGGGTTCACCCATCTGTAAGTGCCTTCATAGCGGAATccaactcgcttcacaagctcaTCTGCTTCTGCTGGGCCACGGCTAGAAGGAGGAGAGGTGGAAGGGAGACTGTCAAGATGTGGTTTTATCGTTTACTTCCAATTGAGGATAAAAACACTGACTAACCTTCCGTATTTGTAAGGAATAGGTTTTGGCTTCTCCTTGTCTATTTGGTGAAGGAGCGGAGTGAAGATCCTCCAGGCTTCCTTTAATTCATCACTGTCAAggcaaaagaattacatttacaATCTTTCATCATTTGtactgtttttttaaaacgacaaaAACTGCATCAATGACGACACCTATTGGTCAACACAGTTAATTGCATCTAACAGTTTTCAAGCGGTAATGTTGACTACAGACCTGCGCACAAAGTGCATCTGACTCCCACAGAAGACATCCAGAATGAGACGTTCATACGCATCTGGTAGCTTTACAtcctataaaaaacaaaaaaaaatctgattatgTTTTGACAGGTATAACACTTATTTATAAACTCATGGTTGCCTTTCATGCAGCGTGATGATGAAATTGGCTACCACATGCCTTATATCTGCTCTTGTAGGTGAGGTCCAGCTCCGTTTCCTCCGGGGAGAAGTACACGCCAGGTTTCTTGCTCATCATCTTGGCGTAGACGGCTTCGTTGGGTTGCACGCGAACCACCAGCTCGTTACGGCGACACCGATTTGCAAAAATGTCCCCCGGGACATCTGTGAACTGCAGCCGCACTTCGGCCTTTCTCTCATTCAGAGCTTTCCCGCAACGAAGGATAAAAGGAACACCTGAGAAGGAAGCACATGTTCTAACTTGGATCCGAATAAGTGCAAATGAGATTTGGAAGTTTCCTGAAGGACAAGACAACGTTACCATCCCAGCGCTCGTTGTGCACATAGATCACTGCTGTGGCAAATGTGGACTGAGTCGATCCTTTGGGAACTGTGGGATCATCAAGATAACCCAATTTGGAATCTCCTTCCCCCTCTGGATCACCCACATACTGACCCAGCACCACATCTGACATTACAATTGGATTGATGCATTTCAGCACTTTGACCTTCAAGAAAAACACACGTCAATTGGATAAACAATGAAATTCCATTTtggagcaataaaaaaaaaaaaaaaaaaaaaaaaaaaaaaacttggctgTACCTTTTCATCCCTGACATCATCAGAGCTGGTGGAGGCTGGTTTCTCCATGGCAACCAAAGACAGCAACTGGAGCAAGTGGTTCTGCATGACATCTCTAATCAGAACAAAGAAGAGCAGATCACAGAGAGGAAGCCGCCTACCATGTAGCATGTGATCATGCTGATTATTATGTGAGTTGATCATCAAATCTTCTCTTCATGATCAACAGAATTTAACTGCAGCGCATTTTCGCCTCTCACCGGATGATTCCAAAGTCATCAAAGTAGCCTCCTCTTCCCCGAGTGCCAAAAGGTTCTTTAAATGTGAGGACCACACATGCCACACTGTCCCTATTCCAGATTGGTCCAAAGATGCGGTTTCCAAATCTGCAAGAACATCACATTGAGTGTagtaataatttcgtcaacacacatttttcaccggattaAAACTCAACGAGattgaaaccctcattaataaataatacctggactaaatcagtctgcatttttgtccactcatgaagacgaaacgaaaatgtacttcacttaataaaaactggacattTTAGCTCATGaataaaaacgagatgaaaatgaaatgattttgtaaaatcttgtctctgctcatCTGTCGCACTCTGACGCTGCCatgtgacacgccccctttcaaatctgcagctagcaagtaaaacatgcacaaacacatgggacagacaggaggtggattcacggtaaataaataaataaataaataaacaaaaaaagtaaattatagttataacacaacattaatccaacaactataacgttccaacaataatccGCCCGCTAACTAATTCTGGCTaactagctcgtagcatggagccatagtagccacttgttgatataattgtgtgtgaagttgtttttcactaaaaagatgaaagaaaaattCATGTGAAATAGCTTgagatccaaaatgttcaacataatctgctgacataaaaaaatatacaggggtaaaatgattgtcctgactaaaacattgacagtttttttttttattactaaaactaaacaaataaaattatgttctcttggactaaataaaactgggatgaggttgacgataacaaaactaacaagcatgattaaaacaactaaaactgagattaaattgaaaaatgtcAGCTAAAATAAACACTAATTGAGTGTTCTTCAGAGGCACAATGTGCAAAACCAAGCAAACAATTTAAGAACAGATCTATGTGATCACACATTATAATGCTAAATCTAAAGAGCTGCTTTACATAGTATGCATATTGCATTCATATTGTGTATTCAGTTTAGCTGAAGGGAATTGATTtatcaatttattattattatagtttgcaGTGACGTAAAACTGTACTGCAATTATTTTGGATACATAAGGAAGTCATAAATATTAGGACCAACTCTCAGCATGCAGTTATATCAGAGCAAACTACCTCGATGCCGCCTAATAAATTAACACCACTCGtgttaaaatagaaaaaagatcAGTCAGAATATTTGATCCAGCAATTGTACTAGATTAGTGCAAGGAAGCATCGTGTTTTGGTACAACTTCCTGTTTACAGTTTTTGATACGTCACTGGTGTATATTCTAAGCCTGGTCATTGATTCTTCTAAGGATAATCCCCAAAATGTAACATTTGTATTTCTTACCTGAGCACCATAAGGTTCTGCACCATTTCTTTGCCAAGATAGTGATCAATACGATAGATCTGGTCTTCGGTGAAAAGGGAAGAGAGGTGAGCCGACAGCTCTTCGGAGCTCTGAAGGTCATGTCCGAACGGCTTCTCGACAATCACTCTGGTCCAGCCTCTACAAACAACAAACGGGGAAATGTTTAAAGTCACTATTCACATCTAATCTAAGAACTGAGCTTCTGGCAAACTGTATATGAAGTTTGCCTGGTTACCAccatcttactttttttttttttttttaacatccagtCACACGTGAGAACACTGCAAGAGACAACAAAATGCAGACTGACTTTTCAcccatacagtggtgccttataTTCTTGGTAACATCGTGGTAGACTGTGGGCGGCAGAGCCAGGTAGAAGAGCCGGTTCGCTTCGGATCCTCCCGGCAGAGTGAGGATGTGTTCATTGAGATTGGAGAAGGAGTCTTCATCTGCATATTTCCCACTTATGTACGAGTTTCTGCTGAAGAAGACTGACAACCGATCTGCTTCGGAGTCTGTCACCTAGCACGAGAGATGAGCAGGTGGGATATCAGGTGATATTTCAACTCAATTCTTTACACATAGTGCAGTAGTACTGATATGCTTTCGTGCACGGCTACCTTGAGGTATGGCATGCAGAAAGCCCTGATAGCATCAACTTTCAGGTCAGAGCGAGCAAAgccaacaaaaaatgtttcctcTGGGAGGAGACCGTCTCTGAACAACCACCTGGGAAACAACTTCCAGAAGTTACTCAGATCATCTATGAGACGACAGTGTAGTTAGTAAATGCCATCACGAGTTACAATATAAATGGATGTGAggaatttcaattaaattcacttACCACAGAGTTGGGTAGATTTTCTTCTTGGCCAGGTCACCCTGCAGGTCCAGACACACAAATACATGTAGaatttaaaatattgtttgcctGCAAAATATTCAAGTCACTCTGCTGAAGTAGGTCATCACTATCAACAACACAAACATGTGATGGAACGGCTCTCCAACACACACTGGACTCGAGTGCGGGGAAatgggtgacaaaaaaaacaactaaattgaGGACTAAAGGCGAAACTGCTGGAAATGAGTAAAATGATGATGGAAGTTTGAAATTGAAAATCACATAATTGATTATGATCAATACATATGCAAAAACACGCAATATTAAACACACAAATAATGCccgttttaaataaattactgtTCTTGCACTTTAGCAGATCTTGAACAACACACTCAAAATTCTAATAATGTATAACATTAGAAACACCTCTGCTGATATTTTAAATGCTTCATTTACTAGAAAGTGCCAAATCttgtatacaggactgtctcggaaaatttgaatattgtgatgaagtccattattttctgtaatgcaattaaataagcaaaaatgccatacattcttgtttcattacaaatcaactgaaatattgcaaacctttcattgttttaatattgctgattatggcttcttcttcttttttttttttaacttggtctgaagaaatattctaatatttcgagataggatattttagttttcttaagctgtaagccataatcagcaacattaaaataataaaaggcttgcaatatttcagttgatataTAATGAatacagaatgtatgacatttttgcttctttaattgccttacagaaaataatggactttatcacaatattctaattttctgagacagtcctgtaatggTTAAAACTAGTTATCTTCGATAAAACTATAAATCTATACACCAGGAAACAGCTTCAACTAAAGTGAAACAGCAAACGGTTGAGTCCTTCCCTTTATCTGCCAGCATAGCGACCTGAAAGGAAAATGCTGACAGCCTATGACAAAGCAAAAATACCAACAAAGCAAGCGGAAAAAAAGACTGAACTGGTAACCCTGAAAGACAATAATTACATCTTATACGGACTGTGTGCAACAAAAGAGAAATTGTTCATTTGATGGCATGAATCTTGACAGTGATGAAAAAAAGCTGACCTTCAAAGTTTCATTTCATGAGGCAACAACCTCAAACCCTGAATTCAAGTTCACCCGCTTCCTCTtctagccagcaggtggcagtagtttTTACAATTCTGTGATAAGTTTGAACTGAAGTCCAACACCCCAACAGGAATTCAACCAAAAGCGTCTGGAAAAATATGCCTCAAATTCAAAAGTTAAGCAAACCCTGGAGTTCAAACCGACATCATGTGTGACATCACATGAGATGTCTCATGAGACTTCATCTCAGTGAGCAGACAATCACAAgtggtttttcttttcttttcattttttggctTTTTCTTTGACATGATTACCAGTGTTGACAAAATGTGAAGTCTGATGATGGCAATTGAACAGGTAATGGAACCTATTGTGACAATCTTCATGCAAAGGGCAGAACGGGCGGTATGATACCAAGTCGAAGCAAAGAGGAAGCTCGAGGTGATGCTTTTGAAACCTTGGATTACTGAGCAGCCTTTGTTTGTAGAAGCTTGCTGAAATAACTTTCAACATTTCCTCAATCAGATCATGCTACAGTAGTTGCACTGCAGCATTTTTGAATGCAGACTTTTGACTGGCATGTGCGAGAGCTGACTGAAAGCGAACACGTTTCAGATGCCAAATTCTAACAGTGTTACTTTTGGAAAAACTGCAGCTGACAACTCAGGATGAATTTAAATTGTTTCCAACATTCAAAAATGTCTCTCCACTTGTGATGAATCACTTCAAAAGCTTTTGAGTTTGATACCAGGTACTCTCTTGCTATTAGCCAGGGCTTCGGCGCCATCTCATGGACTTTTAGTGTTACTTGAGAAAAGGttgcaacaaaaacacaaaatgggtGAATAGTGGACCGTAAACAGGTGTGGCTTTACTGTCAATGTACTATCATGTGGATGACACACCCACGTATTACATAGAAGTTGTCAGGATGAGCATGCAAATCTTTCTTCATTGCTTTCTTTCAGCTAAAACTGCTATTATGATAATCTATGGGACTCCTGCTGCTTATAAGTTTGAAGTCACTTCTCAATTCTGCCCATCAAGCCAGGTTCAAATCTTGAATAGGCACTTCATTTGTCCAGGGATGCAACTGCATCAGTGTGAAAATGGGTACACTTCAAATCTCACCGAGGCTCCCATGATGATAAATACGTGAACGTCGGATTGTCGGAACTCATGATCATCGTGTAGCTCCTTCCTCAGCTCCCCGAACACCTCGGAGCGAGAAAGGGGAATGTTGCTCATTttctctgtaaaaaaaacaaaaacaaaaaacaagatataatgaacaaaaacatgTGATACACAGAATAGATGGATCGTTTAAAATGCAAAACGTGAAGATTACAACTGGAATTTGCCGGCATCACTTGCCTGCATAAATATTCCAGCAATGTAGGTGAGCAAATAAGACACCTGTTATCTGATCATCAATAACCAATATATATTTGATTACAAAATATATTGTTAATAATTGGGAAGTAGGGGTGCACGtcacaattttttggccaatcacaatcttttaaaaagtctgcccTGCCAATCCCATTTTTTCATAATAAGCACTATACCTGGCTTCAGTATTTCAGTCTTGTGCTACTGTAAAACACTGAACAATGCAAACGGCTTGTTTTgactgcacatgaagtagttctaaaaaaaaataataataataaaaaaatgcaaaggcTCTTAGTCATCTCAATAGAACCTCTTAGGAGGGAGATGGGATTGGTGGAAAACATCGATTTATTTCTAAGGGATCGACCAATCATTAATCACCAAAAATTAAGGAAATAGGGGTAGATAGATTAAAGCACCTCTAATGGGCCAATCACAAATTTACATCAATATCCAGTGGTGGGAAGTAAAGAAGTAAGGGTTAAGTAACATCTGTAATTTCTATGTTTACTCTGTCAAAATAGGATTGttactttcttttttaatacttGGATGAAAACAAGAAGACAGACATAAATAGAAAGAGATAAAGTCAGCTATGCTTAAGATCTTGATTAAGAGCTCCGTGACTTatgaggtggaaaaaaacagggACAGCAGCGCCATGGAGGAACATTAACAGGGAGcattgacgatgatgatgacgcaAAAGATTCAGAGAAGCAGCATGTTTCCAATCCGCCTTTAGataattgtttgattttttttttcccttgtgcCAAGATATCAAGAtgaatattgtaacttattGTTTACGTTTTCACTTGAATGCATTTCCgagtctgtacttttttttttttcttacacagTTAATGACTCAAATTAGTACTTCTACTTTTACCATAA is a genomic window of Festucalex cinctus isolate MCC-2025b chromosome 2, RoL_Fcin_1.0, whole genome shotgun sequence containing:
- the g6pd gene encoding glucose-6-phosphate 1-dehydrogenase isoform X2 gives rise to the protein MGTRASAEKMSNIPLSRSEVFGELRKELHDDHEFRQSDVHVFIIMGASGDLAKKKIYPTLWWLFRDGLLPEETFFVGFARSDLKVDAIRAFCMPYLKVTDSEADRLSVFFSRNSYISGKYADEDSFSNLNEHILTLPGGSEANRLFYLALPPTVYHDVTKNIRHHCMGEKGWTRVIVEKPFGHDLQSSEELSAHLSSLFTEDQIYRIDHYLGKEMVQNLMVLRFGNRIFGPIWNRDSVACVVLTFKEPFGTRGRGGYFDDFGIIRDVMQNHLLQLLSLVAMEKPASTSSDDVRDEKVKVLKCINPIVMSDVVLGQYVGDPEGEGDSKLGYLDDPTVPKGSTQSTFATAVIYVHNERWDGVPFILRCGKALNERKAEVRLQFTDVPGDIFANRCRRNELVVRVQPNEAVYAKMMSKKPGVYFSPEETELDLTYKSRYKDVKLPDAYERLILDVFCGSQMHFVRSDELKEAWRIFTPLLHQIDKEKPKPIPYKYGSRGPAEADELVKRVGFRYEGTYRWVNPNKL
- the g6pd gene encoding glucose-6-phosphate 1-dehydrogenase isoform X1, with translation MRACARGVSERQTPRPAHQRGSDVIRQQWELERALYTIAFKRLTAVFIRGHRAAMREMNTAPRKKMSNIPLSRSEVFGELRKELHDDHEFRQSDVHVFIIMGASGDLAKKKIYPTLWWLFRDGLLPEETFFVGFARSDLKVDAIRAFCMPYLKVTDSEADRLSVFFSRNSYISGKYADEDSFSNLNEHILTLPGGSEANRLFYLALPPTVYHDVTKNIRHHCMGEKGWTRVIVEKPFGHDLQSSEELSAHLSSLFTEDQIYRIDHYLGKEMVQNLMVLRFGNRIFGPIWNRDSVACVVLTFKEPFGTRGRGGYFDDFGIIRDVMQNHLLQLLSLVAMEKPASTSSDDVRDEKVKVLKCINPIVMSDVVLGQYVGDPEGEGDSKLGYLDDPTVPKGSTQSTFATAVIYVHNERWDGVPFILRCGKALNERKAEVRLQFTDVPGDIFANRCRRNELVVRVQPNEAVYAKMMSKKPGVYFSPEETELDLTYKSRYKDVKLPDAYERLILDVFCGSQMHFVRSDELKEAWRIFTPLLHQIDKEKPKPIPYKYGSRGPAEADELVKRVGFRYEGTYRWVNPNKL